CCAAAAGCTGGCGACACGAGAACGGGCTGGACCACGAAGGAAGTGACACAGGAGGTAGCAAGCAAAGGCTTTCATAATACGACTTTAACTTTGAGAGAACTGGAACCAACAGCAAAGGTCTTAACTGATTTATTGGGTTATCAGCAAGTGGCTGAAGAGGGCAATCGCTATCGCTTTGCTACAGACACGGTAGATTCCGCAAATATCATTGATATTTTGATTGATCCGAATGCTGGCCGGGCAATCAATACGGCCGGGACCAATCATCATATTGCTTTTCGCGTTAAGAACGATGAGGATCAATTGGAGTTGCGTGAAAGAATCATGAGAGCCGGCTTACAAATAACTCCGCAGATTGACCGTGACTACTTCCATTCGCTTTATTTCCGCGAACCAGGAGGTGTGTTATTTGAAATTGCGACAGAGAATCCGGGCTTTGATGTAGATGAGCCGCTAGATTCTTTAGGATCTGCGTTGAAATTGCCTAGACAATATGAAGGCAGCCGCACAGAGATCGAAAAAGTATTGCCACAATTGGAAGGATAATTAGAAAAGGAAAACGATATGCATCAAAGAAATATATTACAGGCAGGGAATACTAGCAATGCAAAGAAAGCTTTGATAATGCTACATGGTAGAGGAGGTTCGGCACAGGATATTTTATCCCTTGCCGAGCATCTGAACGTCGCGGATTACCTGTTGTTGGCACCACAAGCGACAAACCATACTTGGTATCCGCATTCTTTTATGGCGGAGGTTGCTTCGAATCAGCCTTATCTGGATTCAGCTTTGGCGTTGGTGGCCGAAACGGTTAAGGAAGCGGAAGCTCAGGGTATACGAGCGGAGAACATCTATTTCCTAGGCTTCTCGCAAGGCGCCTGTTTGACCCTAGAGTATGTAGCACGCAATGCTCAACGTTACGGCGGAGCTGTAGCCTTCACCGGTGGCCTGATCGGCGATGAAATCTATAAGGAGAACTACCAAGGAGATTTCGCCGGAACACCAATCTTTATCGGAACCAGCGACCCCGACTTCCATGTCCCCGTAAGCCGTGTGCAAGAAAGTACAAAGCTGCTGGAAGAAATGGGCGCCGAAGTAACTGAAAAGATTTATGCGGGAATGCCGCATACGATTGTCTCGGATGAGATTGAGGTTGCTAATAGGGTTGTTTTTAGATATTAGATCTGAGACATTAGATTTTAGACGTAAGATTTTAGACGTTAGGTTATTTGAGTTTGAACGATTGGGATAGACAGAAAATGAGTTTGTCTTGAATCAGGAAAGGAAGGATTTAGGGATGGATAAGATCAGGTATATCATCTTATGTCTGATATCTAACATCTAGTCTGGACGAAGAAAGGAGGATAAGATGAGTAGGATCCTGTTTCTCCCTAAACCCTTCCTTTCCTGGTTCAAGACAAATTTTCGCTTCCTTTCCTGCTTCAATACAAACTTTTCCTTCCTTTCTTGGTTCAATGCAAACTTTTCCTTCCTTTGTCAGTTCAAAGACTCTAATGTCTCAAATCTAATATCTAAAATCTAATTTGCTATCTTTGCCCCCATGTCATTTACGCATTCTCAAGATACAATTGTCGCGCTGGCGACTTCTCCAGGGGTTAATGGTGCTATTGCTGTGATTCGTTTGTCGGGTCCGGAGGCAGTGGCTATTACGGACTCTGTTTTTAAGGGGAAGGATTTGAGCAAGCAGGCTTCGCATACGATCCACTTTGGAACTATTCGTGATGGGGATCAGGTGATTGATGAGGTTCTTGTTTCTTTATTTATTGCGCCACACTCGTATACGAAGGAGAATGTTGTGGAGATTTCTACGCATAACTCGAAGTATATTATCGAGCGTATCTTGACGTTGCTGATGAAGAAAGGGGCGAGGGCGGCGAAGGCGGGGGAGTTTACTCTTCGTGCTTTCTTGAATGGCGGATTGGATTTGTCGCAGGCGGAAGCAGTGGCGGATCTGATTGCTTCGAATTCTGCAGCATCGCATCAGATTGCTATGCAGCAGATGCGTGGTGGTTTCTCAAATCAGTTGAAGCAGCTGCGTGAGGATCTGGTGCACTTTGCGTCTTTGATCGAGCTGGAATTGGATTTCGCGGAAGAGGATGTGGAGTTCGCTAATCGCGATCAATTGCGGATTCTGATCGAGAAGATCTATCAGGTGATCGGGCGTTTGATTCAATCGTTTGAGCAGGGGAATGTGTTGAAGAACGGTGTGCCGGTGGTTATTGCTGGAAAGCCAAATGTGGGGAAATCGACACTGTTGAATGCTTTATTGAATGAGGAACGTGCTATTGTATCGGATATTGCTGGTACGACACGTGATACGATTGAAGATGAGATCAATATACATGGCGTTACTTTCCGTTTTATAGATACGGCCGGGATTCGCCAGACGGAAGATTTGATTGAAGCGAAAGGAGTGGAGCGGACAATGGAGAAGATGAAGCAGGCACGCTTGATTATCTATCTTTTTGACCCTACGCAGGATCATATTGCTGCCGTACAGCAGCAGATTAAGGAAGTGGAAGTTCTCAATATTCCATTTGTGACGATTATTAATAAAAGCGATCTTCTCTCCGAAGATCAACGCGCTGAATATGCAGTGCTAAACCCAATTTATATTTCCGCAAAACAACAGCAGGGTATCGAAGGGCTGAAAGACGAGTTGCTGAATCAGGTGAATCTGTCGCAGATTAATACGGATGATACGATTGTGACGAATATTCGTCATCTGGAAGCTTTGCAGCATACTCGAGAGGCTCTGGAGAAGGTGTTGTTCGGGATTGATAATCCGATTACATCGGATTTCCTAGCGATGGATATAAGGCAAGCGCTACATCATTTGGGTGAGATTACCGGGACGGTTACTACGGACGATTTGCTGGAGAATATATTTAGTAAGTTTTGTATCGGGAAGTAACCACTTCACACACTTTTTCACGAAAGCACTTGTTTTATAGCTTATTTGGTAGTTGTAAGGGTCGGAGGGAATTGTAAGAAGAATTTAATACAGATAGATAATAACCTGTTATGTCCTTTGGATTATATAGATATCGAGCAATTAAAACAAAAATTAGGCAAGATCAAATTCAAGAGGCGCGACAAGACAAATGCCGTTTTGGAATTAACGTGGAGCTAAAGACATAATTTTTCATCATAGTTTAGTCGACTTCTCAACGATTAAAAGTTATATTAGTTATATGCGAGAAAAGAGATTTATACTTTCTGTTTGTTTTCTTATAATACTCTTTTGCAAAATCGGTTCCGCTCAATCGCTGCAAGTTGGGGTATTTAACGTAAATGGGGTAGTGTATAAGGTAGATAAGATAGCAAATAACACGGATACTGTCGTAATACCAAGAGATCTGGTTCTTCAACCTGATAATCCTATAACAGTAAATGGTATTCCAACTGAAATATTAATCGAAGGGATAATAGTCAACCGTGACGATGGTTGGTTTAAATATGCAAAAGAGACTCATTCAGCTTCCAGAATTAGCCAATTAAAAGCTAATAACGATTGGATCAGATTTCATTATTGGTTAAAAAGTGACGGAACTTGTTATTATGGTTCGTTTAATCTCAAAAACGCTTCGAGTCTTACGATAACTGAAATAGCAAAGATGTATATGCATATCAAATCTAATTTTAAACCTTTTCTTATGAGCCCTGATGCACGACATTTGCAGCTCAATTCGATTCCAGTAGATGGCGGAATACAAGATTTCTAATCATATTATTTGAGACAAGCAGCACTAATCAAGGACTTTACTTATTTCAAATAAATATTCTGTAGTTGATGTAGGTATTTGATCTTTTCATTCGACCAAATACAGGTCCTGTAACCAATATGTCCGTCCAAGTTGATTGTAAAACTTGCTTTTTTTACAAGTGAAATACCTAGTACCAATTTAATCGGCAAACCCACACTCCAACATCACCTCTTCTGACAAAGGGATGGGTTGAAGTTTAGCTAAATCTATCAATGGGCATAACCCTCTAACACCACGTTTTCGGTTTTAACTACTAAAACCTTAAGTATGCTTTCGTTCAACTAAACTTGGTTTCCAATTTTTTATTCCCTACTATCTAATATATTGTTCTTATTTCTAATTGTTATTGCTACATTTGATTATAAACTAACTTTATGAATCTGCTATTTTTAAATATTGG
The DNA window shown above is from Sphingobacterium hotanense and carries:
- the mnmE gene encoding tRNA uridine-5-carboxymethylaminomethyl(34) synthesis GTPase MnmE: MSFTHSQDTIVALATSPGVNGAIAVIRLSGPEAVAITDSVFKGKDLSKQASHTIHFGTIRDGDQVIDEVLVSLFIAPHSYTKENVVEISTHNSKYIIERILTLLMKKGARAAKAGEFTLRAFLNGGLDLSQAEAVADLIASNSAASHQIAMQQMRGGFSNQLKQLREDLVHFASLIELELDFAEEDVEFANRDQLRILIEKIYQVIGRLIQSFEQGNVLKNGVPVVIAGKPNVGKSTLLNALLNEERAIVSDIAGTTRDTIEDEINIHGVTFRFIDTAGIRQTEDLIEAKGVERTMEKMKQARLIIYLFDPTQDHIAAVQQQIKEVEVLNIPFVTIINKSDLLSEDQRAEYAVLNPIYISAKQQQGIEGLKDELLNQVNLSQINTDDTIVTNIRHLEALQHTREALEKVLFGIDNPITSDFLAMDIRQALHHLGEITGTVTTDDLLENIFSKFCIGK
- a CDS encoding ring-cleaving dioxygenase, producing MENKVLGLHHITAIANLAQRNYDFYTKVLGLRMVKKTVNFDDPGTYHFYYGDEKGSAGTILTFFPWEGIGRGRNGVGMATEIAYSVPEGSLDFWTERFGENNVLTGEVVERFGELYYPFLDPDGLNLSLVVPKAGDTRTGWTTKEVTQEVASKGFHNTTLTLRELEPTAKVLTDLLGYQQVAEEGNRYRFATDTVDSANIIDILIDPNAGRAINTAGTNHHIAFRVKNDEDQLELRERIMRAGLQITPQIDRDYFHSLYFREPGGVLFEIATENPGFDVDEPLDSLGSALKLPRQYEGSRTEIEKVLPQLEG
- a CDS encoding alpha/beta hydrolase is translated as MHQRNILQAGNTSNAKKALIMLHGRGGSAQDILSLAEHLNVADYLLLAPQATNHTWYPHSFMAEVASNQPYLDSALALVAETVKEAEAQGIRAENIYFLGFSQGACLTLEYVARNAQRYGGAVAFTGGLIGDEIYKENYQGDFAGTPIFIGTSDPDFHVPVSRVQESTKLLEEMGAEVTEKIYAGMPHTIVSDEIEVANRVVFRY